A window of Clostridium botulinum BKT015925 contains these coding sequences:
- a CDS encoding beta-ketoacyl-ACP synthase III, with product MYNVKIISTGKYIPNNIVTNDDISKFVDTNDKWISERTGIKERRISTGENTSDMAIKAAIAALEKSSIKASDLDLIIVATCTPDSFVPSTACIVQDKLGASKATCFDVSAACTGFIYALGVASQFIKTGQVKNALVIGAETLSKMLNWEDRTTCILFADGAGAAIVERSEEVGLISQYTGSDGTGGKALKCDALPVRNPYCKVDDNFKDTLSMEGREVFKFAVNAMIESVNKVLENTEYNLQDIDYIVPHQANIRIIEFVSKKLKIPQDKFYVNLDKYGNTSGASIPIALDEMNKKGMFKKGDKIILVGFGGGLTFGAHLIQWN from the coding sequence ATGTATAATGTTAAGATTATAAGCACTGGAAAATATATACCAAATAATATTGTTACAAATGATGATATTTCAAAATTTGTGGACACTAATGATAAATGGATAAGTGAAAGAACAGGAATAAAAGAAAGAAGAATTTCAACAGGTGAAAATACATCTGATATGGCAATTAAAGCTGCAATAGCTGCATTGGAGAAGTCTTCTATAAAGGCTAGTGACTTAGATTTAATTATTGTAGCAACATGTACTCCAGACAGTTTTGTACCATCTACAGCGTGCATTGTTCAAGATAAATTGGGAGCTAGTAAGGCTACTTGTTTTGATGTTAGTGCTGCGTGTACAGGATTTATATATGCACTTGGAGTAGCATCACAATTTATAAAGACAGGACAGGTTAAAAATGCCTTAGTAATTGGAGCAGAAACATTATCTAAAATGCTTAATTGGGAGGACAGAACTACATGCATATTGTTCGCTGATGGAGCTGGGGCTGCTATTGTAGAGAGAAGTGAGGAAGTAGGACTTATCTCCCAATATACAGGTTCTGACGGAACAGGAGGAAAGGCATTAAAATGTGATGCACTTCCTGTAAGAAATCCGTATTGCAAAGTAGATGATAATTTTAAGGATACATTATCTATGGAAGGTAGAGAAGTATTTAAATTTGCAGTTAATGCTATGATTGAGTCTGTAAATAAGGTTCTAGAAAATACAGAGTATAATTTACAGGATATAGATTATATAGTGCCACATCAAGCTAATATTAGAATTATTGAATTTGTTTCTAAGAAACTTAAAATACCACAAGATAAATTCTATGTGAATTTAGATAAGTATGGAAATACATCGGGAGCTAGTATACCAATTGCTTTAGATGAGATGAATAAAAAAGGCATGTTTAAAAAAGGCGATAAAATTATTTTAGTTGGATTTGGTGGAGGGCTTACTTTTGGAGCACATCTTATTCAATGGAATTAA
- a CDS encoding DnaD domain protein, producing the protein MNTFMFNHKNVQYTLVSNIFIDKFMTSARGQYIKVYLLGLRYCMAGELGVNSSSIADTLHLLESDVMNAWNYWSDQGVIKMHPLDNSGTFSIEFLDLDTLVENQQNEINVLSKLKDSSIKGMMEDIEKLLARPLSNKEMTMYLSWQKDFDFSPELILLLMQYSVSKGKRDYRYIEKIAISWHDAKIKTVDDAQAFIKAHEDKWLNIKKILNYLGIKNSEVMKPQEQMLDKWINVYKFPLEIIYKACDICFERLNKAEFKYIDGILNNWFSNNLKTIEDIEKKDKLKGNFKKNNYYGNNKVKTDSFNNYEQRSYDFNDLEKKLLGWDNND; encoded by the coding sequence ATGAACACATTCATGTTTAATCACAAGAATGTCCAGTACACTCTTGTAAGCAACATATTTATTGATAAATTTATGACTTCCGCTAGAGGCCAATATATAAAAGTATATTTACTTGGTCTTAGATATTGCATGGCAGGGGAATTAGGCGTAAATTCTAGCAGCATAGCAGATACTCTTCATTTATTAGAAAGTGATGTTATGAACGCTTGGAATTACTGGAGTGACCAGGGAGTAATAAAAATGCATCCTCTTGATAATTCCGGTACCTTTTCTATAGAATTTTTAGATTTAGATACATTAGTAGAAAATCAACAAAATGAAATAAATGTACTTTCAAAATTAAAGGACTCTTCTATAAAAGGTATGATGGAGGATATAGAAAAACTTCTTGCAAGACCTTTATCTAATAAAGAAATGACTATGTATTTAAGTTGGCAAAAAGATTTTGATTTCTCGCCAGAACTAATATTACTATTAATGCAATATAGCGTTTCAAAAGGAAAACGTGATTATAGATATATTGAAAAAATAGCAATCTCTTGGCATGATGCTAAAATTAAAACTGTAGATGATGCCCAAGCCTTTATTAAAGCACATGAAGATAAGTGGCTTAATATAAAAAAAATATTAAACTATTTAGGAATAAAAAACTCTGAAGTAATGAAACCTCAAGAACAAATGCTTGATAAATGGATTAACGTATATAAATTTCCTTTAGAAATTATATATAAAGCTTGTGATATTTGTTTTGAACGACTTAATAAAGCTGAATTTAAATATATAGACGGTATACTTAACAATTGGTTTTCTAATAATTTGAAAACTATAGAAGATATAGAAAAGAAAGATAAGTTAAAAGGTAACTTCAAGAAAAATAATTATTATGGCAATAATAAAGTTAAAACTGATTCATTTAATAATTATGAGCAACGCTCTTATGATTTTAATGATCTAGAAAAAAAATTACTAGGATGGGATAATAATGATTAA
- a CDS encoding ABC-ATPase domain-containing protein, translating to MKSSKELLRILNGINGKGYKAYKDINGYYDFGKYILSVDSVQGDPFASPSRIRVIVKQGEAKFPLNYFDKNHKRIAVVDFLTRLCWKNINEHYNKVKGSGKSGLLSIDRCGQEILDRTSIHISKENIEARLEVGLPAQGRRILSKETELIFFEYLPKIVEKTLYFNNINGKKLKKHIELVEDQEFIRNKLNDLGICAFVSNASILPRESGISEKPLKNNAIEFISPKELQIELDLPFRGKIIGMGIKKGITLIVGGGYHGKSTLLKALELGVYNHIEGDGREFVITDDSAVKVRAEDGRNIEKVDISMFINNLPNGKDTTKFSTENASGSTSQAASIIEAMECKTNLFLIDEDTSATNFMIRDEKMQLLVSNEKEPITPFINMAKFLYERHHVSTIIVVGSSGDYFDIADTVIMMDEYKPLDVTKKAKRLCSNNTYKEPLRTSINYNRILKRSSFSEGYKGIKIKTVGKEALIYNKSEINLRYLEQIVSTSQINAIGEIIKYIKANIVDDNISLHEVVNKVFYDIKKKNIDVISSKNGVAGNLAMPRKYEVIATLNRFRELKIK from the coding sequence TTGAAGAGTTCAAAGGAGTTGTTAAGGATATTAAATGGTATAAATGGAAAGGGATACAAGGCTTATAAAGATATAAATGGATACTATGATTTTGGAAAATATATTTTATCTGTAGATAGTGTTCAAGGAGATCCTTTTGCAAGTCCATCAAGGATTAGGGTTATTGTAAAACAAGGAGAAGCTAAATTTCCACTAAATTATTTTGATAAAAATCATAAGAGAATAGCTGTAGTTGATTTTTTAACAAGATTATGTTGGAAAAACATAAATGAACATTATAATAAAGTAAAAGGATCAGGAAAAAGCGGCCTTTTGAGTATAGATAGGTGTGGTCAAGAGATACTTGATAGAACATCTATACATATTTCAAAAGAAAACATAGAAGCAAGATTAGAAGTAGGTCTTCCAGCTCAAGGAAGAAGAATATTGTCTAAGGAAACTGAGTTAATATTTTTCGAATATCTTCCTAAAATTGTAGAGAAAACGTTATATTTTAATAATATAAATGGCAAAAAGTTAAAAAAACATATTGAGCTTGTTGAAGATCAAGAATTTATAAGAAATAAATTAAATGACCTTGGTATTTGCGCTTTTGTATCAAATGCTTCAATACTTCCAAGGGAAAGTGGAATTTCTGAGAAACCTTTAAAAAATAATGCTATAGAATTTATAAGTCCTAAAGAACTGCAAATAGAATTAGACTTACCTTTTAGAGGAAAAATTATAGGAATGGGTATAAAAAAAGGTATAACGTTAATTGTAGGGGGAGGATATCATGGAAAATCTACATTACTTAAAGCGTTAGAACTTGGTGTTTATAATCATATAGAGGGGGATGGAAGAGAATTTGTTATAACAGATGACAGTGCTGTAAAGGTTAGAGCAGAGGATGGAAGAAATATTGAAAAAGTAGATATATCAATGTTTATAAATAATCTTCCAAATGGAAAAGATACTACTAAATTTAGTACTGAAAATGCAAGTGGAAGTACATCACAAGCAGCGAGTATAATAGAGGCTATGGAATGTAAAACAAATTTATTTTTAATTGATGAAGATACAAGTGCTACTAACTTTATGATTAGAGATGAAAAAATGCAGTTGCTTGTAAGTAATGAAAAAGAACCTATAACTCCTTTTATCAATATGGCTAAGTTTTTATATGAAAGACATCATGTTTCAACAATTATAGTTGTAGGAAGTTCTGGGGATTATTTTGATATAGCAGATACAGTTATTATGATGGATGAATATAAACCTCTAGATGTTACGAAAAAGGCAAAGAGATTATGTAGCAACAATACATATAAAGAACCTTTAAGAACCTCAATTAATTATAATAGAATTTTAAAAAGAAGTAGTTTTAGTGAAGGGTATAAAGGAATAAAGATAAAAACTGTAGGAAAGGAAGCACTTATTTATAATAAATCAGAAATAAATTTAAGATATTTAGAGCAAATAGTAAGTACAAGTCAAATTAATGCTATAGGTGAAATAATTAAGTATATAAAGGCTAATATTGTAGATGACAATATTAGTTTGCATGAGGTTGTGAACAAAGTTTTTTATGATATAAAAAAGAAAAATATTGATGTTATATCATCTAAAAATGGAGTAGCAGGAAACTTGGCTATGCCAAGAAAATATGAAGTTATAGCTACATTAAATAGATTTAGAGAATTAAAAATTAAGTAA
- the fabK gene encoding enoyl-[acyl-carrier-protein] reductase FabK, which yields MRNCTLFEKLGAKYPIIQGGMAWIADSSLAAAVSNAGGIGIIAAANAPVEYVRDEIRKAKKLTDKPFGVNIMLLSDNADEVAKLVCEEGVKIVTTGAGSPGKYMDMWKEHGITVIPVVASVALAKRMERSGADAVIAEGCEAGGHIGELTTMVLVPQVVDAVSIPVIAAGGIGDGRGVAATFMLGASGIQVGTRFLVSKECTIHQNYKDKVIKAKDIDSAVTARATGHPVRVLRNKLVREFKALEKKGASIEEYEKLGAGTLPKAAKEGDVEMGSVMAGQIAGLIKKEQTCSEIVKELFTEADSIVNTFLLEGRHE from the coding sequence ATGAGAAACTGCACTTTATTTGAAAAACTAGGAGCAAAATATCCAATAATTCAAGGAGGTATGGCTTGGATTGCAGATAGTTCATTAGCGGCGGCTGTATCAAATGCTGGAGGAATCGGAATAATAGCAGCGGCTAATGCTCCAGTTGAATATGTTAGAGATGAAATTAGAAAGGCTAAAAAGCTAACGGATAAGCCATTTGGTGTAAATATTATGCTTTTAAGTGACAATGCAGATGAGGTAGCAAAGCTTGTGTGTGAAGAAGGCGTAAAGATTGTCACAACTGGAGCCGGAAGTCCAGGGAAGTATATGGATATGTGGAAGGAACATGGTATTACAGTAATACCTGTTGTTGCATCAGTTGCCCTTGCAAAACGAATGGAAAGAAGCGGAGCTGATGCTGTTATAGCAGAAGGTTGTGAAGCTGGGGGACATATAGGAGAACTTACAACTATGGTACTTGTTCCTCAGGTAGTTGATGCTGTGAGTATACCAGTAATTGCAGCTGGTGGTATAGGTGACGGAAGAGGTGTTGCAGCTACATTTATGCTTGGAGCATCTGGAATTCAAGTTGGAACAAGATTTTTAGTATCAAAGGAATGTACTATACATCAAAACTATAAAGATAAGGTAATTAAGGCAAAAGACATAGATTCGGCAGTTACAGCAAGAGCAACAGGTCATCCAGTGAGGGTACTTCGTAATAAGCTTGTACGAGAATTTAAGGCTTTAGAAAAAAAAGGAGCATCTATTGAAGAATATGAAAAGTTAGGTGCAGGAACACTACCTAAGGCTGCTAAAGAAGGCGATGTAGAGATGGGTTCTGTTATGGCTGGACAAATAGCTGGACTTATAAAAAAAGAGCAAACTTGTAGCGAGATTGTAAAAGAGTTATTTACTGAAGCAGATAGCATAGTAAATACTTTTTTATTGGAGGGTAGACATGAGTAA
- the fabD gene encoding ACP S-malonyltransferase, whose amino-acid sequence MSKIAFIFSGQGAQYVGMGKELYDNMEECKEVFLKADKALGFSISNICFEGSKEELDRTENTQPAILTTSIAALKALDKSGIKADVVAGLSLGEYSALVCSGVFNFEDAVRVVKKRGKFMQEEVPEGVGTMAAIIGLDREKVSKACEECREYGIVEVANYNCSSQIVIAGEINAVDKACESAKELGAKRVIKLSVSAPFHTSMLKGAGEKLYKELQDVTLNDIKVPIMTNVTGNYITDINDVKDILRRQVMSSVLWEDIVKNMISDGVDTFIEIGPGKALSGFVKKINRKVKVLNVEDLTSLNKTIDELKGEEN is encoded by the coding sequence ATGAGTAAGATTGCATTTATATTTTCAGGTCAAGGGGCTCAGTATGTTGGTATGGGTAAAGAACTTTATGACAATATGGAAGAATGCAAAGAGGTTTTTCTTAAAGCAGATAAAGCTCTTGGCTTTTCTATAAGTAATATATGTTTTGAAGGTAGCAAAGAAGAACTAGATAGAACGGAAAATACTCAACCAGCTATTTTAACAACAAGTATTGCAGCATTAAAGGCTCTTGACAAAAGTGGTATTAAGGCTGATGTAGTAGCTGGACTTAGTCTTGGTGAATATTCTGCATTAGTATGCAGTGGAGTATTTAATTTTGAAGATGCTGTAAGAGTGGTAAAAAAGAGAGGTAAGTTTATGCAAGAAGAAGTACCAGAAGGTGTGGGTACTATGGCAGCTATTATAGGATTAGATAGAGAAAAGGTTTCTAAAGCTTGTGAAGAGTGCAGGGAATATGGAATAGTTGAAGTTGCAAATTATAATTGTTCATCGCAAATAGTTATTGCTGGGGAAATAAATGCTGTAGATAAAGCTTGTGAATCGGCAAAAGAACTTGGAGCAAAACGAGTAATAAAGTTATCAGTAAGCGCTCCTTTCCATACTTCAATGCTAAAGGGTGCAGGAGAAAAATTATATAAAGAACTTCAAGATGTTACTTTAAATGATATTAAGGTACCAATTATGACTAATGTAACAGGAAATTATATAACAGATATTAATGATGTAAAAGATATATTAAGAAGACAGGTTATGAGCTCTGTATTATGGGAAGATATAGTCAAAAACATGATAAGTGATGGTGTGGATACCTTTATAGAAATAGGACCAGGAAAAGCTTTAAGTGGTTTTGTTAAAAAAATAAATAGAAAAGTTAAAGTTTTAAATGTAGAAGATTTAACTTCGTTAAATAAAACAATAGATGAATTAAAAGGAGAAGAAAATTAA
- a CDS encoding NAD(P)/FAD-dependent oxidoreductase produces the protein MKHELIIVGAGASGIIAAINAKNSGIDVAILESNNRIAKKLLTTGNGRCNITNENITLDRYHSNNPRFFEHTLKSFNLTNTLEFFSTLGLHLTTLENGKMYPLSLQSSSVIDILKASLEEKEIPVYLDTKVKDIHNSKKGFKIYASTPENDSLEYTCKKLILCCGGKSAPKTGSDGSGFSLARKMGHSIIEPLPALVQLKLNYKKLKALSGVKFDGSAKLFLDEKLIQEDFGEILFTDYGISGPPILQLSRNASRGIYEGKKVALKVDMMSTISKENLIEFLENHWGVFGYRSIHDSFIGIINKKIIPIILKESGIDNMHKPCWNLTWQEKNSIFNILKTWEFQVIGTNGFNTAQVTSGGINTEEIDSTTLQSKLIPNLYFCGEILDVDGDCGGFNLQWAWSSGIIASNNASNH, from the coding sequence TTGAAACATGAACTTATTATAGTAGGTGCTGGGGCTTCTGGAATTATAGCTGCAATTAATGCAAAAAATTCAGGAATTGATGTAGCTATTTTAGAATCCAACAATAGAATAGCAAAAAAATTATTAACCACTGGTAATGGTCGTTGTAATATCACAAATGAAAATATAACTTTAGATAGATATCATAGTAATAATCCTAGATTTTTTGAACATACCCTAAAAAGTTTTAACTTAACTAATACTTTAGAGTTTTTTAGTACCCTTGGTCTTCACCTTACAACTTTAGAAAATGGTAAAATGTATCCCTTATCTCTTCAATCTTCATCTGTAATAGATATATTAAAAGCATCTTTAGAAGAAAAAGAGATCCCTGTATATTTAGATACTAAAGTAAAAGATATACACAATTCAAAAAAAGGATTTAAAATTTATGCTTCTACCCCAGAAAACGATTCATTAGAATACACTTGTAAAAAATTAATATTATGTTGTGGCGGTAAATCTGCCCCTAAAACAGGTTCAGATGGCTCAGGATTTAGTTTAGCTAGGAAAATGGGTCATAGTATCATCGAACCCCTACCTGCCCTTGTACAGCTTAAATTAAACTATAAAAAACTAAAAGCTTTATCAGGGGTAAAATTTGATGGTTCTGCAAAATTATTTTTAGATGAAAAACTCATTCAAGAAGATTTTGGTGAAATTCTATTTACTGACTATGGAATATCTGGACCTCCAATTCTTCAATTAAGCAGGAATGCTTCAAGAGGAATTTATGAAGGAAAAAAAGTAGCCTTAAAAGTTGATATGATGAGTACTATTTCTAAAGAAAACTTAATAGAATTTCTAGAAAATCATTGGGGAGTTTTTGGTTATAGAAGCATCCATGACTCATTTATCGGAATAATAAATAAAAAAATAATTCCTATAATTTTAAAAGAAAGTGGAATTGATAATATGCATAAACCTTGTTGGAATCTAACTTGGCAAGAAAAAAACTCTATATTTAATATTCTTAAAACTTGGGAATTCCAAGTTATAGGAACCAATGGATTTAATACTGCTCAAGTAACATCTGGTGGAATAAATACTGAAGAAATAGATTCTACTACACTTCAATCTAAACTTATACCTAATTTATATTTTTGTGGTGAAATACTAGACGTAGATGGTGACTGTGGTGGTTTTAATCTTCAATGGGCATGGTCTTCTGGAATTATAGCTTCCAATAATGCATCTAATCATTAA
- the fabG gene encoding 3-oxoacyl-[acyl-carrier-protein] reductase, producing MLTGKNAIVTGSSRGIGKAIAIKLAELGANVVLNYRSDINSVNEVVKEIESKGVKAVAIQGDISKFEDAKKIVDEAIEKLGSIDILVNNAGITKDTLLMRMKEEEFDKVVEVNLKGVFNCTKHVVPIMMKQRSGKIINISSVVGLSGNSGQSNYAAAKAGIIGFTKSVAKEIASRGITVNAVAPGFIATDMTDVLSDKVKENIKNNIPLKRVGDAKDIANTVAFLSSDMASYITGQVISVDGGMHI from the coding sequence ATGTTAACTGGTAAAAATGCTATAGTTACAGGATCAAGTAGAGGGATTGGTAAGGCTATTGCAATAAAGCTTGCTGAGCTTGGAGCTAACGTAGTTTTAAATTATAGAAGTGATATAAATTCAGTTAATGAAGTAGTTAAAGAAATAGAATCAAAGGGCGTAAAAGCAGTAGCAATTCAAGGTGATATAAGTAAATTTGAAGATGCTAAAAAGATAGTGGATGAGGCAATAGAAAAGTTAGGATCAATAGACATATTAGTAAATAATGCTGGAATAACAAAAGATACATTACTTATGAGAATGAAAGAAGAAGAATTTGATAAGGTAGTTGAAGTAAATCTGAAAGGTGTATTCAATTGTACAAAACATGTTGTTCCTATAATGATGAAGCAAAGAAGTGGAAAAATAATAAACATATCATCAGTAGTAGGATTATCAGGTAATTCAGGACAATCAAACTATGCAGCAGCAAAGGCGGGAATAATAGGATTTACAAAATCTGTAGCCAAAGAAATTGCAAGTAGAGGAATTACTGTAAATGCAGTAGCACCAGGATTTATAGCAACAGATATGACGGATGTATTATCAGATAAAGTTAAAGAAAATATAAAAAACAATATTCCTTTAAAAAGAGTTGGAGATGCAAAGGATATAGCGAATACAGTAGCATTCTTATCATCAGATATGGCATCTTACATAACCGGTCAAGTTATAAGTGTAGATGGTGGAATGCACATATAA
- a CDS encoding ATP-binding protein — translation MIKGYQNDILKMYEEIREKEKHALKNRKEEIHTKIPEIENLEKHINKLCIQLSISAFKPIENRDEYIKSLREKITDLRMRKSELLVSNGYPMDYLKTNYICSKCNDTGFIGAQRCECYKPKLIKLYYNNSELRQLLKTNNFKNFKYEYYPQTKNNENVKSPRENIEEIVKTIMYFIETFNSNKDNLLFYGNSGTGKTFLTHCIAKELLDRGHLVIYRTAEDLIKNLRETKLQNNYELEDLLINCDLLIIDDLGTEQISNFTKTELFNLLNKRILKNKKMVISTNYALELLSQTYSERITSRLFGNFTLCKFYGEDIRVKINLNKMKSQNF, via the coding sequence ATGATTAAGGGTTACCAAAATGACATACTTAAAATGTATGAAGAAATAAGAGAAAAAGAAAAACATGCTTTGAAAAATAGAAAAGAAGAAATTCATACTAAAATTCCTGAAATTGAAAACTTAGAAAAACACATAAATAAACTTTGTATTCAACTATCTATTAGTGCTTTTAAACCTATAGAAAATAGAGACGAATACATAAAGTCTTTACGTGAAAAAATAACAGACCTTAGAATGAGAAAATCAGAATTACTAGTATCCAATGGATACCCTATGGACTATTTAAAAACTAATTATATATGTTCGAAATGTAATGACACTGGATTTATAGGAGCTCAACGTTGTGAGTGTTATAAACCAAAATTAATTAAACTATATTACAATAACTCCGAGCTAAGACAGTTATTAAAAACAAATAACTTTAAAAACTTTAAATATGAATACTATCCCCAAACAAAAAATAACGAAAATGTAAAAAGTCCAAGAGAAAACATAGAAGAAATTGTAAAAACTATCATGTACTTTATAGAAACATTTAACTCTAATAAAGATAATTTATTATTTTACGGTAATTCAGGAACAGGAAAAACTTTTCTTACTCATTGTATTGCAAAAGAACTATTAGATAGAGGACATTTAGTTATTTATAGAACTGCTGAAGATCTTATTAAAAATCTTAGAGAAACCAAACTCCAAAATAACTATGAATTAGAAGATCTACTTATTAATTGTGATTTACTAATTATAGATGATTTAGGTACAGAACAAATAAGTAATTTTACAAAAACAGAACTATTCAATTTACTAAATAAAAGAATACTCAAAAACAAAAAGATGGTTATATCCACTAATTATGCACTAGAACTGCTTTCTCAAACATATTCTGAAAGAATAACTTCTAGATTATTTGGAAATTTTACCTTATGTAAATTTTATGGTGAAGATATTAGAGTAAAAATAAATTTAAATAAAATGAAATCTCAAAATTTCTAG
- a CDS encoding acyl-[acyl-carrier-protein] thioesterase has protein sequence MSGVITEKEYEIHYYETHTKHEATITNIIDFFTDIATFQSEKLGIGLDFMMENKMAWMLYKWDINVHRYPKYREKIIVVTEPYAIKKFYAYRKFYILDENRNIITTAKSVWLLIDIEKRKPLKIYPEMVKAYDLTDKKNDIKIDKIDKLPEEHTLLEFRVRYSDIDTNGHVNNEKYAAWMLESLPRDIISEYTLTNIKITYKKETLYGENVRILTGLKENKNKVVFIHNIIRDNGELLTEGETIWEK, from the coding sequence ATGAGTGGAGTTATAACAGAAAAAGAATATGAGATTCATTATTATGAAACTCATACTAAACATGAAGCAACAATAACAAATATTATAGATTTTTTTACTGATATTGCTACATTTCAGTCAGAAAAGTTAGGTATTGGTCTTGATTTTATGATGGAAAATAAAATGGCATGGATGCTATATAAATGGGATATAAATGTCCATAGATATCCTAAATATAGAGAAAAAATAATTGTAGTTACTGAGCCTTATGCCATAAAGAAGTTCTATGCATATAGAAAATTTTATATATTAGATGAAAATAGGAACATAATTACAACTGCAAAATCTGTATGGTTATTAATTGATATTGAAAAGAGAAAACCCCTTAAAATTTATCCTGAAATGGTTAAAGCATATGATTTAACAGATAAAAAAAATGATATTAAAATAGATAAAATTGATAAATTGCCAGAAGAACATACTTTACTTGAATTTAGGGTAAGATATAGTGATATTGATACAAATGGACATGTAAATAATGAAAAATATGCTGCTTGGATGTTAGAAAGTCTGCCGCGAGATATAATATCGGAGTATACTCTTACAAATATAAAAATAACATATAAAAAAGAAACCTTATATGGAGAAAATGTAAGGATTTTAACAGGGCTAAAAGAAAATAAAAATAAAGTAGTGTTTATACATAACATAATCAGAGATAATGGAGAGCTTTTAACAGAAGGCGAAACTATTTGGGAAAAATAA
- the acpP gene encoding acyl carrier protein — translation MTFERVRKVMAEHLEMNEEEIKLESDFQEDLGVDSLDIFEIVMEIEDEFDLEIPNEDIEDVKTVKDLVKYLDSKCQ, via the coding sequence ATGACATTTGAAAGAGTTAGAAAGGTAATGGCAGAACATTTAGAAATGAACGAAGAAGAAATAAAATTAGAATCAGATTTCCAAGAGGATTTAGGTGTAGATTCTTTAGATATATTCGAAATAGTAATGGAAATAGAAGATGAATTTGATTTAGAAATACCAAATGAAGATATTGAAGATGTAAAAACTGTTAAAGATTTAGTAAAATATCTTGATTCAAAATGCCAATAG
- a CDS encoding MarR family winged helix-turn-helix transcriptional regulator: protein MVDKDIKTILNELLVDTFNEILTIEQTALKSGKLNDLSVTEVHTIETIGMYKSRTMSEIAGDLGITVGTLTTAINNLVKKEYVERKRDENDRRVVKVVLTKKGKLAYRVHEKFHSDMVNATIDGLTETQEKVLADALSKLNDFFKNNYIIKNQNKKE, encoded by the coding sequence ATGGTGGATAAGGATATAAAGACGATTTTAAATGAACTTTTAGTAGATACTTTTAATGAAATATTAACTATAGAACAGACTGCTTTAAAGTCTGGTAAATTAAATGATTTATCTGTAACAGAAGTACATACAATAGAGACAATAGGTATGTATAAATCAAGAACCATGTCAGAGATAGCAGGAGACTTAGGAATAACTGTAGGTACATTAACTACTGCAATAAATAATCTAGTTAAAAAAGAATATGTTGAAAGAAAAAGAGATGAAAATGATAGAAGAGTAGTTAAGGTAGTTCTTACGAAGAAAGGTAAGCTTGCTTATAGAGTTCATGAAAAGTTTCATTCAGATATGGTAAATGCAACAATTGATGGGTTAACTGAAACACAAGAGAAAGTTTTAGCAGATGCTTTATCAAAGCTTAATGATTTTTTCAAAAATAACTATATAATAAAAAATCAAAATAAGAAGGAATAA